From Halorubrum salinarum, the proteins below share one genomic window:
- the ncsA gene encoding tRNA 2-thiolation protein NcsA: MECDKCGADAIHHAAYSGAHLCGEHLRLSVEKRVKRRVREDGLLDPDATPDDPDRWVIGLSGGKDSVALTQILDDVFGADPRVEMLALTIHEGIEGYRDASVDACVELADDLSMRHELVSYEEEFDVRMDDVVEDDPENMAACAYCGVFRRDLLENYAAEFDADKLLTGHNLDDEAQTAMMNFLEGDVRQVAKHFDASLGPFDERAETDAFVPRAKPLRDVPEKEIALYCHVRDLPTHMAECPHAEEAYRGEIQSTIHELEENHPGARHSIMAGYEELSALAADAYRGGDGDRETPDLGECERCGSQTSRDVCRKCRLLESLEAA; encoded by the coding sequence ATGGAGTGCGACAAGTGCGGAGCCGACGCGATCCACCACGCCGCCTACTCCGGGGCGCACCTCTGTGGCGAACACCTCCGGCTGTCAGTCGAGAAGCGCGTGAAGCGGCGGGTCCGCGAGGACGGTCTCCTCGACCCGGACGCGACGCCCGACGACCCCGACCGCTGGGTGATCGGCCTCTCCGGCGGGAAAGACAGCGTCGCGCTGACCCAGATCCTCGACGACGTGTTCGGGGCGGACCCCCGCGTGGAGATGCTCGCCCTGACGATCCACGAGGGCATCGAGGGGTACCGCGACGCGAGCGTCGACGCCTGCGTCGAGCTGGCCGACGACCTCTCGATGCGCCACGAGCTGGTGTCGTACGAGGAGGAGTTCGACGTGCGGATGGACGACGTGGTCGAGGACGACCCCGAGAACATGGCGGCCTGCGCGTACTGCGGCGTGTTCCGCCGCGACCTCCTGGAGAACTACGCCGCCGAGTTCGACGCGGACAAGCTTCTCACCGGTCACAACCTCGACGACGAGGCGCAGACGGCGATGATGAACTTCCTCGAGGGCGACGTGCGACAGGTCGCGAAGCACTTCGACGCCTCGCTCGGCCCCTTCGACGAGCGCGCCGAGACCGACGCGTTCGTCCCGCGCGCCAAGCCCCTCCGCGACGTGCCGGAGAAGGAGATCGCCCTGTACTGCCACGTCCGCGACCTCCCGACCCACATGGCCGAGTGTCCCCACGCCGAGGAGGCGTACCGCGGCGAGATCCAGTCGACGATCCACGAACTAGAGGAGAATCACCCGGGCGCGCGCCACTCGATCATGGCCGGCTACGAGGAGCTGTCCGCGCTCGCGGCCGACGCCTACCGCGGCGGGGACGGCGACCGCGAGACCCCCGACCTCGGCGAGTGCGAGCGCTGCGGCTCGCAGACGAGCCGCGATGTCTGTCGGAAGTGCCGGCTGCTGGAGTCGCTCGAAGCGGCCTGA
- a CDS encoding DUF4442 domain-containing protein, translated as MSDSPTGVDRDPDPRPLREDPPAESRRTRLWRLGFNLMPAYRGTGARVDHIAADWRYVRIRVPFNWRTRNAVGTVFGGSIYGAIDPVYMMMLRRVLGDGFTVWDKSAALEFIEPGRDTLYAEFDLPSRETEAIREALGPGESTDREYLVSLVDEEGEVHAACEKTLYVRRDE; from the coding sequence GTGAGCGATTCCCCGACCGGCGTCGACCGCGACCCCGACCCGCGACCCTTGCGCGAGGACCCCCCGGCGGAAAGCCGTCGGACGCGGCTCTGGCGCCTCGGGTTCAACCTCATGCCCGCGTACCGGGGGACGGGCGCCCGCGTGGACCACATCGCGGCCGACTGGCGCTACGTCCGGATCCGCGTCCCGTTCAACTGGCGCACCCGGAACGCGGTCGGGACGGTCTTCGGCGGCAGCATCTACGGCGCGATCGACCCGGTGTACATGATGATGCTGCGGCGAGTCCTCGGCGACGGGTTCACGGTCTGGGACAAGTCGGCCGCGCTGGAGTTCATCGAGCCCGGCCGCGACACGCTGTACGCGGAGTTCGACCTCCCAAGCCGGGAGACGGAGGCGATCCGCGAGGCGCTCGGACCGGGCGAGTCGACCGACCGCGAGTACCTCGTCTCGCTCGTCGACGAGGAGGGCGAGGTCCACGCGGCCTGCGAGAAGACGCTGTACGTGCGCCGCGACGAGTAG
- a CDS encoding alpha/beta fold hydrolase, with amino-acid sequence MKLRNLLGSAALGVGALAALNTGLRYEGELESPLDGDDGVFRWRGMDVAYTEAGDPDDPDLVLLHGINAAGSSGEWRAVFDDLAADYHVIAPDFPGYGRSDRPPLRYSAALYEDFVHDFLAAFDEPAVVASSLSAAYAVAAADGEDGVELRGFVAVCPTATAGPSPAKGWLRELLRAPLVGRALFNAITAKPSIRYFNADHGYDDPANPSAEWTDYEWRTTHVENARFAPASFVSGTLNSEVDLAAALADLDVPPTIVWGREATVSPLTEGRELADAADARLVVFDRARLLPHVEHPDRFVETVEEALVAGATA; translated from the coding sequence ATGAAGCTCAGGAACCTCCTCGGCAGCGCCGCGCTCGGCGTCGGCGCGCTCGCCGCGCTCAACACCGGCCTCCGCTACGAGGGCGAGTTGGAGTCCCCGCTCGACGGCGACGACGGCGTCTTCCGCTGGCGCGGGATGGACGTCGCGTACACCGAGGCGGGCGACCCGGACGACCCGGACCTCGTCCTGCTCCACGGGATCAACGCCGCCGGCTCCTCCGGCGAGTGGCGCGCGGTGTTCGACGACCTCGCCGCCGACTACCACGTTATCGCGCCCGACTTCCCCGGCTACGGCCGGTCCGACCGCCCGCCGCTCCGCTACTCCGCGGCGCTGTACGAGGACTTCGTCCACGACTTCCTCGCCGCGTTCGACGAGCCCGCGGTGGTCGCCTCCTCGCTGTCGGCCGCGTACGCGGTCGCGGCGGCCGACGGCGAGGACGGCGTCGAGCTGCGCGGCTTCGTCGCCGTCTGTCCCACGGCCACCGCGGGCCCGAGCCCGGCGAAGGGGTGGCTCCGCGAACTGCTCCGCGCCCCGCTCGTCGGACGGGCGCTGTTCAACGCCATCACGGCGAAGCCGTCGATCCGCTACTTCAACGCCGACCACGGCTACGACGACCCCGCGAACCCGAGCGCCGAGTGGACCGACTACGAGTGGCGGACCACCCACGTCGAGAACGCCCGGTTCGCGCCCGCGTCGTTCGTCTCGGGCACGCTCAACAGCGAGGTCGACCTCGCGGCCGCGCTCGCCGACCTCGACGTGCCGCCGACGATCGTCTGGGGCCGCGAGGCGACGGTCAGCCCCCTCACCGAGGGGCGCGAGCTCGCCGACGCGGCCGACGCGCGCCTCGTCGTCTTCGACCGCGCGCGGCTGCTCCCGCACGTCGAACACCCGGACCGGTTCGTCGAGACGGTCGAGGAGGCGCTCGTCGCCGGCGCGACGGCGTAG
- the meaB gene encoding methylmalonyl Co-A mutase-associated GTPase MeaB, with protein sequence MAGPDAPSFADAPSLTDADAALVEDLLSGSHRALARVITKIENRTPGYRAIVSALHEHTGGADVIGVTGSPGAGKSTLVDKLSAAYRDRGDTVGVIAVDPSSPYTGGAVLGDRIRMGSNVGDMDVFFRSMSARGQLGGLSTATADAVKALDAFGKDVVVLETVGAGQNEVDVVRTADTVAVLVQPGSGDDVQTLKAGILEIGDVFVVNKADMDGAQRTVAELEEMVHRREGTTTARDAGHHGAASMASTGGAAGRRDGARSGGSGRDDPDADDSGGDESWTPDVLETVANTGEGVEALIEAFDAHAAHLRESGEIEATERRRYAAEIRTLVRADVGGIATAEIERHGGIDRLAERVRDRETDPYAVAEAIVGPIADCVEAAADRDPDD encoded by the coding sequence ATGGCCGGGCCGGACGCACCGTCGTTCGCGGACGCGCCGTCGCTCACCGACGCGGACGCCGCGCTCGTCGAGGACCTCCTCTCTGGGAGCCACCGCGCGCTCGCCCGGGTCATCACCAAGATCGAGAACCGAACGCCCGGGTACCGGGCTATCGTCTCCGCGCTCCACGAGCACACCGGCGGGGCGGACGTGATCGGGGTCACCGGCTCGCCGGGCGCCGGGAAGTCGACGCTCGTCGACAAGCTGTCGGCCGCCTACCGCGACCGCGGCGACACGGTCGGCGTGATCGCGGTCGACCCCTCCTCGCCGTACACCGGCGGGGCCGTCCTCGGCGACCGGATCCGGATGGGGTCGAACGTCGGCGACATGGACGTGTTCTTCCGGTCGATGAGCGCGCGCGGCCAGCTCGGCGGCCTCTCGACCGCGACCGCGGACGCCGTGAAGGCGCTCGACGCCTTCGGGAAGGACGTGGTCGTCTTAGAGACCGTCGGCGCCGGGCAGAACGAGGTCGACGTGGTCCGGACCGCCGACACGGTCGCCGTCCTGGTCCAGCCCGGTTCCGGCGACGACGTGCAGACGCTGAAGGCCGGCATCTTAGAGATCGGCGACGTGTTCGTCGTGAACAAGGCCGACATGGACGGCGCCCAGCGGACCGTCGCCGAGCTGGAGGAGATGGTCCACCGCCGCGAGGGGACGACGACGGCCCGCGACGCCGGCCACCACGGCGCGGCCTCGATGGCCTCGACGGGCGGCGCCGCGGGACGGCGCGACGGCGCCCGGTCGGGCGGTTCCGGCCGCGACGACCCCGACGCGGACGACTCTGGGGGCGACGAGTCGTGGACGCCGGACGTCTTGGAGACCGTCGCGAACACCGGCGAGGGGGTCGAGGCGCTGATCGAGGCGTTCGACGCGCACGCGGCACACCTCCGCGAGTCCGGGGAGATCGAGGCGACCGAACGCCGCCGGTACGCCGCGGAGATCCGCACGCTCGTGCGGGCGGACGTGGGGGGGATCGCGACCGCCGAGATCGAGCGGCACGGCGGGATCGACCGCCTCGCGGAACGGGTCCGCGACCGCGAGACCGACCCGTACGCGGTCGCGGAGGCGATCGTCGGACCGATCGCCGACTGCGTCGAGGCGGCGGCCGACCGAGACCCGGACGACTGA
- a CDS encoding cobalamin B12-binding domain-containing protein: MSAEQQERAVRCLVAKVGLDGHDRGAHVIARAFRDAGFEVVYSGLHRAPEDIVQAAVQEDVDVLGISILSGAHNTLVPKVIEGLKEYDAFDDTLVLVGGIIPDEDEDDLKELGVAEVFGPGTPMEETIEFIRNNVPERA; the protein is encoded by the coding sequence ATGAGCGCCGAACAGCAGGAACGCGCGGTGCGGTGTCTGGTCGCGAAGGTCGGGCTCGACGGTCACGACCGGGGCGCACACGTCATCGCGCGGGCGTTCCGCGACGCCGGCTTCGAGGTCGTCTACTCCGGACTCCACCGGGCGCCGGAGGACATCGTCCAGGCGGCGGTCCAGGAGGACGTCGACGTCCTCGGGATCTCGATCCTCTCCGGCGCGCACAACACGCTGGTCCCGAAGGTGATCGAGGGGCTGAAGGAGTACGACGCGTTCGACGACACCCTCGTCCTCGTCGGCGGGATCATCCCGGACGAGGACGAGGACGACCTGAAGGAGCTGGGCGTCGCCGAGGTGTTCGGACCCGGGACGCCGATGGAGGAGACGATCGAGTTCATCCGGAACAACGTCCCGGAGCGCGCGTAG
- a CDS encoding VOC family protein: protein MTDTDDAPADAAGDRAERLPPETRIGRAALRVADLDETTAFYRDVVGLAVLDRDAERATLGAGGTPLLVVERDPDRPARGRTDAGLFHTAFRVPSRAALGEALGRVRERWRLDGASDHLLSEALYLDDPEGNGVEIYRDRPREEWPTDPDGTPRMATDPLDVEGVAAAAEGGADPAGVVDRAPAGTDVGHVHLEVASLTAFEAVYVDSLGFEIGMAGPDVRFVAAGGYHHHLGANTWRGRTTPAAGRGLAWFEVVVPDAAALDAVRARLDAVAAERDIEFAVEARDDGLAVTDADGIEVRVRTP, encoded by the coding sequence ATGACCGACACCGACGACGCCCCGGCCGACGCCGCGGGCGACCGCGCCGAGCGCCTGCCGCCCGAGACCCGGATCGGCCGCGCCGCGCTCCGGGTCGCCGACCTCGACGAGACGACCGCGTTCTACCGCGACGTGGTCGGGCTCGCGGTCCTCGACCGCGACGCCGAGCGCGCGACGCTCGGGGCCGGCGGGACGCCGCTGCTCGTCGTCGAGCGCGACCCCGACCGCCCGGCCCGCGGCCGGACCGACGCCGGCCTCTTTCACACCGCGTTCCGCGTCCCGTCGCGGGCCGCGCTCGGCGAGGCGCTGGGCCGCGTCCGGGAGCGGTGGCGGCTCGACGGCGCCTCGGACCACCTCCTCAGCGAGGCGCTGTACCTCGACGACCCGGAGGGCAACGGCGTGGAGATATACCGCGACCGCCCCCGCGAGGAGTGGCCGACCGACCCGGACGGGACGCCCCGGATGGCGACCGACCCGCTCGACGTCGAGGGCGTCGCGGCGGCCGCGGAGGGGGGTGCCGACCCCGCCGGCGTCGTCGACCGCGCTCCCGCCGGCACGGACGTGGGCCACGTCCACCTCGAAGTCGCCTCGCTCACGGCGTTCGAGGCCGTCTACGTCGACAGCCTGGGCTTCGAGATCGGAATGGCGGGGCCGGACGTCCGGTTCGTCGCGGCCGGCGGCTACCACCATCACCTCGGCGCGAACACGTGGCGGGGGCGGACGACCCCGGCCGCGGGACGCGGGCTCGCGTGGTTCGAGGTGGTCGTCCCCGACGCGGCCGCGCTGGACGCCGTCCGGGCGCGGCTCGACGCGGTCGCGGCCGAGCGCGACATCGAGTTCGCCGTCGAGGCGCGCGACGACGGGCTCGCGGTCACCGACGCCGACGGGATCGAGGTCCGGGTCCGGACGCCGTAG
- a CDS encoding sodium:calcium antiporter: MTLLAELIGDQPLPVWIALGFVGFLLTWKGANVVESTTSKISDHFGVSQAIQGGLIVAAATSFPELAIIVISVLVLGDFGVGAGALIGTAVFNILVIPAAVAVTSGDTTTTQGIVYRDAIFYMVAVLALFGVIALGVLGTDGRELARITPQMGVGLLVLYGVYVVLLVGGKSGASDMERTESTNVPKQAGLFAAGLVVVLVGVESMVGMTVQISDALNAPPFLVSVTVLSVLSSFPDLLVGVKMGESGDQRAAIANVFGTNTFNLVAALPVGVVLAGGVSIGFLTSVPLMLFLFYTTLVVVVLAATDFELTTEEGYVLLAMYLIFLAWMTTEAVGVTTFLTESTLRTIVG, translated from the coding sequence GTGACGTTACTCGCGGAGCTCATCGGCGACCAGCCGCTGCCCGTCTGGATCGCGCTCGGGTTCGTCGGCTTCCTCCTGACCTGGAAGGGCGCGAACGTCGTCGAGTCGACGACCTCGAAGATCAGCGACCACTTCGGGGTCTCGCAGGCGATCCAGGGCGGGCTGATCGTCGCGGCCGCCACGTCGTTCCCCGAGCTCGCGATCATCGTCATCTCGGTGCTCGTCCTCGGCGACTTCGGCGTCGGCGCCGGGGCGCTCATCGGGACGGCGGTGTTCAACATCTTGGTCATCCCGGCCGCCGTCGCGGTCACGAGCGGCGACACGACGACGACGCAGGGGATCGTCTACCGCGACGCCATCTTCTACATGGTCGCCGTCCTCGCGCTCTTCGGCGTGATCGCCTTGGGCGTCCTCGGCACCGACGGGCGGGAGCTCGCGCGGATCACCCCGCAGATGGGCGTCGGGCTGCTCGTGTTGTACGGCGTGTACGTCGTCTTACTCGTCGGGGGCAAGAGCGGCGCGTCGGACATGGAACGGACCGAGTCGACGAACGTCCCGAAGCAGGCCGGGCTGTTCGCGGCCGGGCTCGTCGTCGTGCTCGTCGGCGTCGAGTCGATGGTGGGCATGACGGTCCAGATATCGGACGCGCTGAACGCGCCCCCGTTCCTCGTCTCCGTGACGGTGCTGTCGGTGCTGAGCTCGTTCCCCGACCTGCTCGTCGGCGTGAAGATGGGCGAGTCCGGCGACCAGCGGGCGGCGATCGCGAACGTCTTCGGCACGAACACGTTCAACCTCGTCGCGGCGCTGCCGGTCGGCGTCGTCCTCGCCGGCGGCGTCTCGATCGGGTTCCTCACGTCCGTCCCGCTCATGCTGTTCCTGTTTTACACCACCCTCGTCGTCGTGGTGCTGGCCGCGACGGACTTCGAACTCACCACCGAGGAGGGATACGTCCTCCTCGCGATGTACCTGATCTTCCTCGCGTGGATGACGACCGAGGCGGTCGGCGTCACCACGTTCCTGACCGAGTCGACGCTCCGGACCATCGTCGGGTGA
- the pstB gene encoding phosphate ABC transporter ATP-binding protein PstB, whose product MSNSTTDDSLITTEVQADSNDDRAAPAAGTAVAARNLDVFYGDEQAIDDVTMEIPEKRVTALIGPSGCGKSTFLRCINRMNDMIEICRVEGDVEFGGKNVYDDDVDPVALRRKIGMVFQKPNPFPKSIRDNVAYGLKIQDFDGDVDQRVEESLKGAALWDEVKDQLDSSGLELSGGQQQRLCIARAIAPDPEVILMDEPTSALDPVAASKIEDLIDDLAEEYTVIIVTHNMQQAARISDRTAVFLTGGELVEYDDTAKIFEDPEEQRVEDYITGKFG is encoded by the coding sequence ATGAGTAACAGCACAACAGACGACTCGCTCATCACGACGGAGGTACAGGCGGACTCGAACGACGACCGCGCGGCGCCCGCCGCCGGTACCGCGGTGGCGGCCCGGAACCTCGACGTCTTCTACGGCGACGAGCAGGCGATAGACGACGTGACGATGGAGATCCCGGAGAAGCGCGTCACCGCGCTCATCGGTCCCTCCGGCTGCGGGAAGTCGACGTTCCTCCGGTGTATCAACCGGATGAACGACATGATCGAGATCTGCCGCGTCGAGGGCGACGTGGAGTTCGGCGGGAAGAACGTGTACGACGACGACGTCGACCCCGTCGCCCTGCGTCGGAAGATCGGGATGGTGTTCCAGAAGCCGAACCCGTTCCCGAAGTCGATCCGCGACAACGTCGCGTACGGCCTGAAGATCCAGGACTTCGACGGCGACGTCGACCAGCGCGTCGAGGAGTCGCTGAAGGGCGCCGCGCTGTGGGACGAGGTGAAAGACCAGCTCGACTCCTCGGGGCTCGAACTCTCCGGCGGCCAACAGCAGCGGCTCTGTATCGCCCGCGCCATCGCGCCGGACCCGGAGGTCATCCTGATGGACGAGCCGACCTCCGCGCTCGACCCCGTCGCGGCCTCGAAGATCGAGGACCTGATCGACGACCTCGCGGAGGAGTACACCGTCATCATCGTCACGCACAACATGCAGCAGGCGGCCCGTATCTCCGACCGGACGGCCGTCTTCCTCACTGGCGGCGAACTGGTCGAGTACGACGACACCGCGAAGATCTTCGAGGACCCCGAAGAGCAGCGCGTCGAGGACTACATCACCGGCAAGTTCGGATAG
- the pstA gene encoding phosphate ABC transporter permease PstA, with product MATENSNADGFGEVSRVRGIAFEYLSFGASVFGLVALGVLLVYVAIDAFDLANASPAWLLTYFLTLVVPFLAFCLYSADDPEVTRRALGALGGGLVAVAVLFTAIEALVTPIPRLNWQLAYLFVVAAPVTAYLAYVGSRGRVGAVGFGLLGRLVGGVAIGLAVGTLFLVFDALLWFLAYTLGVLPAVGLYAFGRARDEARARTAAAPVALVGLVAAVVLRGVVATYPSDLIIYLWTVAVPVAAAGAFLVADRRSRTAGAVVGGVPLALATAGGFLAAGAGLPAPTVLLALVLTGVPTAVYVSRVVDAGEGLAGLGLPLLLAAGVVAGALIVEALGVPAPDPWLDPSYLTEAPSRTPTEAGLYPAIVGSVIIIAMVAVLSFALGVGTSVFLEEYTPESGPLGTLTRILQVNIANLAAVPSVVYGLLGLGLFANLLGLGIGTAVTAALTLSLLILPITIISAQEAIRSVPDDLRRGSDAMGATRWQTTKNVVLPEAMPGILTGTILALGRAIGETAPLIMIGAATTVFRAPDSLFSRFSAMPMQIYTWAGFPQADFRYGVVAAGVITLLIILVGMNGTAILLRNRAERGS from the coding sequence ATGGCGACCGAAAACTCGAACGCCGACGGGTTCGGCGAGGTCAGCCGGGTGCGGGGGATCGCCTTCGAGTACCTCTCGTTCGGCGCGAGCGTCTTCGGCCTCGTCGCGCTCGGCGTGCTGCTCGTGTACGTCGCCATCGACGCCTTCGACCTGGCGAACGCCAGCCCCGCGTGGCTGCTGACCTACTTCCTCACGCTCGTCGTCCCGTTCCTCGCGTTCTGCCTGTACAGCGCGGACGACCCGGAGGTCACCCGGCGCGCGCTCGGCGCGCTCGGCGGCGGGCTCGTCGCCGTCGCGGTGCTTTTCACCGCGATCGAGGCGCTCGTGACGCCGATCCCGCGGCTCAACTGGCAGCTCGCGTACCTCTTCGTCGTCGCCGCCCCAGTCACGGCGTACCTCGCGTACGTCGGGAGCCGCGGCCGCGTCGGCGCGGTCGGCTTCGGACTCCTCGGGCGGCTCGTCGGCGGGGTCGCGATCGGCCTCGCGGTCGGCACGCTGTTCTTAGTGTTCGACGCGCTGCTGTGGTTCCTCGCGTACACCCTCGGCGTCCTCCCGGCCGTCGGACTGTACGCCTTCGGCCGGGCCCGCGACGAGGCGCGGGCGCGGACCGCGGCGGCGCCGGTCGCCCTCGTCGGACTGGTCGCCGCGGTGGTCCTCCGCGGCGTGGTCGCGACGTACCCCTCCGACCTCATCATCTACCTCTGGACCGTCGCGGTCCCGGTCGCGGCCGCGGGGGCGTTCCTCGTCGCCGACCGTCGGAGTCGAACCGCCGGGGCCGTCGTCGGCGGCGTCCCGCTCGCGCTCGCGACCGCCGGCGGGTTCCTGGCCGCCGGCGCCGGGCTGCCGGCCCCCACGGTCCTCCTCGCGCTCGTCCTCACCGGCGTGCCGACCGCGGTGTACGTCTCCCGCGTCGTCGACGCCGGCGAGGGGCTCGCCGGGCTCGGGCTCCCGCTGCTGCTCGCCGCCGGCGTGGTCGCCGGGGCGCTGATCGTCGAGGCGCTGGGGGTCCCCGCGCCGGACCCGTGGCTCGACCCCTCGTACCTCACCGAGGCGCCCTCTCGGACCCCGACGGAGGCGGGCCTGTACCCGGCCATCGTCGGCTCCGTCATCATCATCGCGATGGTCGCGGTGCTGTCGTTCGCGCTCGGCGTCGGCACCTCCGTCTTCCTGGAGGAGTACACCCCGGAGAGCGGGCCGCTCGGGACGCTGACCCGGATCCTCCAGGTCAACATCGCGAACCTCGCGGCGGTCCCGTCGGTCGTCTACGGCCTCCTCGGTTTGGGGCTGTTCGCGAACCTCCTCGGGCTCGGGATCGGGACGGCGGTGACCGCGGCGCTGACGCTGTCGCTGCTCATCCTGCCGATCACGATCATCTCCGCGCAGGAGGCGATCCGGTCGGTCCCGGACGACCTCCGGCGGGGCTCCGACGCAATGGGCGCCACGCGCTGGCAGACGACGAAGAACGTCGTGTTACCCGAGGCGATGCCGGGGATCCTCACCGGGACGATCCTCGCGCTCGGCCGGGCGATCGGGGAGACCGCGCCGCTGATCATGATCGGCGCGGCGACGACGGTGTTCCGGGCGCCGGACAGCCTGTTCAGCCGGTTCAGCGCCATGCCGATGCAGATCTACACGTGGGCCGGCTTCCCGCAGGCCGACTTCCGGTACGGCGTCGTCGCCGCAGGCGTTATCACGCTGCTGATCATTCTCGTCGGCATGAACGGAACGGCCATCCTGCTGCGGAACCGCGCGGAACGGGGGAGCTAA